In a single window of the Callithrix jacchus isolate 240 chromosome 1, calJac240_pri, whole genome shotgun sequence genome:
- the LOC100387594 gene encoding histone H3.3A-like — translation MARTKQTARKSTCGKAPRKQLATKAARKSAPSTGGVKKPHRYRPGTVALREIRRYQKPTELLIRKLPFQRLVREIAQDFKTDLRFQSAAIGALQEASEAYLVGLFEDTNLCAIHAKRVTIMPKDIQLARRIRGERA, via the coding sequence ATGGCTCGTACAAAGCAGACTGCCCGCAAATCTACCTGTGGTAAAGCACCCAGGAAGCAACTGGCTACAAAAGCCGCTCGCAAGAGTGCGCCCTCTACTGGAGGGGTGAAGAAACCTCATCGTTACAGGCCTGGTACTGTGGCACTCCGTGAAATTAGACGTTATCAGAAGCCCACTGAACTTCTGATTCGCAAACTTCCCTTCCAGCGTCTGGTGCGAGAAATTGCTCAGGACTTTAAAACAGATCTGCGCTTCCAGAGCGCAGCTATTGGTGCTTTGCAGGAGGCAAGTGAGGCCTATCTGGTTGGCCTTTTTGAAGATACCAACCTTTGTGCTATCCATGCCAAACGTGTAACAATTATGCCAAAAGATATCCAGCTAGCACGCCGCATACGTGGAGAGCGTGCTTAA